In a genomic window of Amycolatopsis japonica:
- a CDS encoding glutamate synthase subunit beta yields the protein MADPTGFLKYDREEPKKKSKEDRLATWGEVYADVEPGERNEQVRKQASRCMDCGIPFCHSGGSGCPLGNLIPEWNDLVRRGDWAAASDRLHATNNFPEFTGKLCPAPCEAGCVLSISPLSGGPVSIKRVEQTIADQSWEAGYVQPQVSAVSSGQRVAVVGSGPAGLAAAQQLTRAGHEVTVFERDDRLGGLLRYGIPEFKMEKKVLDRRLAQLRKEGTKFVTGCEVGVDLTVEELRAEYDAVVLAVGALRGRDDKTTPGRELAGIHLAMEHLVPANKYVEGDGPSPVDAAGKHVVIIGGGDTGADSYGTATRQGALSVTQLDQYPTPPSTRDDERSPWPTWPYILRTYPAHEEAGERKFAVAVTRFIGDDEGNVRAVELRQVRVVKDPETGKRMVTPVNDEVEELPADLVLLAIGFEGVEHMPLLDGLGLSLTQRGTLSCGADWQTSSPGVFVCGDAHRGASLVVWAIAEGRSVASAVDAYLTGASDLPAPVHPTALPLAVV from the coding sequence GTGGCTGATCCGACGGGTTTCCTGAAGTACGACCGTGAAGAGCCGAAGAAGAAGTCCAAAGAGGACCGTCTCGCCACCTGGGGAGAGGTCTACGCCGACGTGGAACCCGGCGAGCGCAACGAACAGGTGCGCAAGCAGGCTTCGCGATGCATGGATTGCGGCATCCCGTTCTGTCACTCCGGTGGTTCCGGCTGCCCGCTGGGCAACCTGATCCCGGAGTGGAACGACCTGGTGCGCCGCGGCGACTGGGCCGCGGCGAGCGACCGGCTGCACGCGACCAACAACTTCCCCGAATTCACCGGGAAGCTGTGCCCCGCGCCGTGCGAGGCGGGCTGCGTCCTGTCGATCTCGCCCCTGTCCGGCGGTCCGGTGTCGATCAAGCGGGTCGAGCAGACGATCGCCGACCAGTCCTGGGAGGCGGGCTACGTGCAGCCGCAGGTCTCGGCGGTTTCGTCGGGGCAGCGGGTCGCGGTCGTCGGCTCCGGCCCGGCCGGGCTCGCCGCCGCGCAGCAGCTGACCCGCGCCGGCCACGAGGTGACCGTCTTCGAACGGGACGACCGGCTCGGCGGCCTGCTGCGGTACGGCATCCCCGAGTTCAAGATGGAGAAGAAGGTCCTCGACCGGCGGCTCGCGCAGCTCCGCAAGGAGGGCACGAAGTTCGTCACCGGCTGCGAGGTCGGCGTCGACCTGACCGTCGAGGAACTGCGGGCGGAGTACGACGCGGTGGTCCTCGCCGTGGGCGCGCTGCGCGGCCGCGACGACAAGACCACACCCGGCCGTGAGCTCGCCGGGATCCACCTGGCGATGGAACATCTGGTCCCGGCCAACAAGTACGTCGAGGGCGACGGCCCGTCGCCGGTCGACGCGGCGGGCAAGCACGTCGTCATCATCGGCGGCGGCGACACCGGGGCCGACTCCTACGGCACCGCGACCCGGCAGGGCGCGCTTTCGGTGACCCAGCTGGACCAGTACCCGACGCCACCGTCCACAAGGGACGACGAACGCTCGCCGTGGCCGACCTGGCCGTACATCCTGCGCACCTACCCGGCGCACGAGGAGGCGGGCGAGCGCAAGTTCGCCGTCGCGGTCACCCGGTTCATCGGTGACGACGAGGGCAACGTGCGCGCCGTGGAGCTCCGTCAGGTGCGCGTGGTCAAGGACCCCGAGACCGGCAAGCGCATGGTGACCCCGGTCAACGACGAGGTCGAGGAACTGCCCGCCGACCTCGTACTGCTCGCGATCGGGTTCGAGGGGGTCGAGCACATGCCGCTGCTGGACGGGCTCGGTCTCTCGCTGACCCAGCGGGGCACGCTCTCGTGCGGCGCGGACTGGCAGACCTCCTCGCCCGGCGTGTTCGTCTGCGGCGACGCGCACCGCGGTGCCTCGCTGGTGGTGTGGGCGATCGCCGAGGGACGTTCGGTGGCGAGCGCCGTCGACGCGTACCTCACCGGCGCTTCGGACCTGCCCGCTCCGGTGCACCCGACGGCGTTGCCGCTCGCGGTGGTCTGA
- a CDS encoding trypsin-like serine peptidase: protein MKRTASRTGILAALVGLAVTALTAVANPAHAGPVQHQTVTDAQAVAAYWTPERMRSAVPIEQLVQAPAFTPKDVAKGTSTIIQSIPNGGGAWTGAGKVVQTAGRVFFTMGGRNASCSGDAVTSTNGSVVITAGHCVKYQGAWHTNWTFAPGYNNGNTPYGTWAAKSTLTTPQWEASEDMNYDIGAAVVNPLNGQKLTDVVGAQGIAFNQARNQSMYTFGYPAAAPYDGTKLIYCSGSTFTDFLLTKDHGMNCNMTGGSSGGPWFLNFSEATGAGVQASVNSFGYNFLPGYMFGPYFGTDAQNLYNKAQAA from the coding sequence ATGAAGAGGACGGCTTCCCGGACGGGGATACTGGCGGCGCTCGTGGGGCTGGCGGTGACGGCGCTGACGGCCGTCGCGAATCCCGCCCACGCCGGGCCGGTCCAGCATCAGACGGTCACCGACGCGCAAGCGGTCGCGGCCTACTGGACCCCGGAGCGGATGCGGTCGGCGGTGCCGATCGAACAGCTGGTCCAGGCGCCTGCCTTCACCCCGAAGGACGTCGCGAAGGGCACGAGCACGATCATCCAGAGCATCCCCAACGGCGGGGGCGCGTGGACCGGCGCGGGCAAGGTCGTGCAGACCGCGGGCCGGGTGTTCTTCACCATGGGCGGGCGGAACGCGTCGTGCTCCGGTGACGCGGTCACCAGCACGAACGGCAGCGTCGTGATCACCGCCGGGCACTGCGTGAAGTACCAGGGCGCCTGGCACACCAACTGGACCTTCGCTCCCGGCTACAACAACGGCAACACGCCCTACGGCACGTGGGCCGCGAAGAGCACGCTGACCACTCCTCAGTGGGAAGCGAGCGAGGACATGAACTACGACATCGGCGCCGCTGTGGTGAACCCGCTCAACGGGCAGAAGCTGACCGACGTCGTCGGCGCGCAGGGGATCGCGTTCAACCAGGCGCGCAACCAGTCGATGTACACGTTCGGGTACCCGGCGGCCGCCCCGTACGACGGCACGAAGCTGATCTACTGCAGCGGGAGCACGTTCACCGACTTCCTGCTCACCAAGGACCACGGGATGAACTGCAACATGACCGGTGGTTCGAGCGGCGGCCCGTGGTTCCTCAACTTCAGCGAGGCGACCGGGGCGGGCGTCCAGGCCTCGGTGAACAGCTTCGGCTACAACTTCCTGCCCGGCTACATGTTCGGTCCGTACTTCGGCACGGACGCGCAGAACCTCTACAACAAGGCCCAGGCCGCCTGA